In the Sus scrofa isolate TJ Tabasco breed Duroc chromosome 7, Sscrofa11.1, whole genome shotgun sequence genome, one interval contains:
- the ALDH5A1 gene encoding succinate-semialdehyde dehydrogenase, mitochondrial produces MATCFRLRGCLTLHLPTAPAIRGLRPRADCLVATTRPSPGPAPIRRYARGTEGLSSALLRTDGFVGGRWLSAASTFPVYDPASGAELGLVADCGVSEARAAVRAAYEAFCTWKGVSAKERSSFLRKWYDLMIQNKDDLAKIITAESGKPLKEAQGEILYSANFLEWFSEEARRVYGDVIYTPAKERRALVLKQPVGVAAVITPWNFPSAMITRKVGAALAAGCTVVVKPAEDTPFSALALAQLANQAGIPPGVYNVIPCSQKKAMEVGEALCTDPLVSKISFTGSTATGKVLLHHAANSVKRVSMELGGHAPFIVFDSANVDQAVAGAMVSKFRNSGQTCVCSNRFLVQRGIHDSFVKKFAEAIKTNLCVGNGFEERTTQGPLINEKAVEKVEKHVIDAISKGATVVTGGKRHQVGKNFFEPTLLSNVTQEMLCSREETFGPLAPVIKFDTEEEAVAIANAANVGLAGYFYSQDLAQIWRVAEQLEVGMVGVNEGLISSVECPFGGVKQSGLGREGSKYGIDEYLELKYVCFGGL; encoded by the exons ATGGCGACCTGCTTTCGGTTGCGGGGCTGCCTGACCCTGCACCTCCCCACTGCACCTGCGATCCGCGGCCTCCGCCCCCGCGCCGACTGCCTGGTGGCCACCACGCGGCCCTCGCCAGGCCCGGCCCCGATCCGCCGCTATGCCCGGGGCACAGAGGGCCTTTCCTCGGCACTGCTGCGCACCGACGGCTTCGTGGGTGGCCGCTGGCTCTCGGCCGCCTCCACCTTCCCGGTGTACGACCCGGCCAGCGGCGCCGAGCTGGGCTTGGTGGCCGACTGCGGGGTGTCCGAGGCCCGCGCCGCGGTGCGCGCCGCCTATGAGGCTTTCTGCACCTGGAAGGGGGTCTCGGCCAAG gagaGGAGTTCTTTCCTTCGGAAATGGTATGATTTAATGATACAAAATAAGGATGACCTTGCCAAGATAATTACAGCTGAAAGT GGAAAACCACTGAAGGAGGCACAGGGAGAAATTCTCTATTCTGCCAACTTTCTGGAGTGGTTTTCAGAGGAAGCCCGCCGCGTTTATGGAGATGTTATCTACACCCCAGCCAAAGAAAGGCGGGCTCTGGTCCTCAAGCAGCCCGTTGGTGTAGCTGCAGTCATCACCCCA TGGAATTTCCCCAGTGCCATGATCACACGGAAGGTGGGGGCCGCCCTGGCAGCGGGCTGCACGGTGGTGGTGAAACCTGCGGAGGACACGCCCTTCTCCGCCCTGGCCTTGGCCCAG CTTGCAAACCAGGCTGGAATTCCTCCGGGTGTGTACAATGTTATTCCCTGCTCTCAAAAGAAGGCCATGGAAGTAGGGGAAGCACTGTGCACGGATCCTCTTGTGTCTAAAATCTCCTTTACAGGCTCCACAGCCACCGGAAAG gtCCTGTTGCACCACGCAGCAAACTCTGTGAAAAGGGTGTCCATGGAGCTGGGCGGCCATGCCCCCTTCATCGTGTTCGACAGCGCCAATGTGGACCAGGCTGTGGCAGGGGCCATGGTCTCCAAATTTAGGAACTCTGGACAG ACTTGTGTTTGCTCTAACCGTTTCTTGGTGCAAAGAGGTATCCATGATTCCTTTGTGAAAAAATTTGCCGAGGCAATTAAGACAAACCTGTGTGTGGGTAATGGATTTGAAGAGAGAACTACTCAAGGCCCGTTAATTAATGAGAAAGCAGTAGAAAAG GTAGAGAAGCATGTGATTGATGCCATTTCCAAAGGGGCCACCGTTGTGACAGGGGGGAAGCGACATCAAGTTGGAAAAAATTTCTTCGAGCCCACCCTGCTCAGCAACGTCACCCAGGAAATGCTCTGCTCTCGGGAAGAGACTTTTGGGCCACTGGCACCAGTTATCAA GTTCGATACAGAGGAAGAGGCAGTGGCGATCGCTAATGCAGCCAATGTGGGGTTGGCAG GTTATTTTTACTCTCAAGACCTAGCCCAGATCTGGAGGGTAGCAGAGCAACTGGAAGTTGGCATGGTTGGCGTTAACGAAGGATTGATCTCCTCCGTGGAGTGCCCTTTTGGTGGGGTGAAGCAGTCTGGCCTCGGAAGAGAGGGCTCCAAGTATGGCATTGATGAGTATCTGGAACTCAAGTACGTGTGCTTTGGAGGCTTGTAG